The Halostagnicola larsenii XH-48 region GTGGTTCTACGAGCGGGAAATAGTAAAAGTACGCCCTCCATATCGCCTACTCGAGGGGTGGAAATTTCCGATAGCGCGTTCGGAACGGACTGGAGGTTGGTGCAATCGGGAACGTGATCTCGCGATCCTCGGCCGAAGCCGCTCGTCAGCGTTCCTGACTGATCGGGTCGAAACTGTCGACGGGGATCACCGAATAGTCGACGGTGAGAGCGTCCTGTGTCGCGCGGATTTTCCCGACGAACGTCGAGATGTCCTCGAGTGCGCCCTCGAGGACGAACAGCTCCATGCAGTGGTGGTCGCCGACGTGGCTGTGGAAGTTCGAGGCGACCAGCGACTCGTGTTCGTGTCGCAGGTGCATCATCTGTTCTTCCACGCTCGTCGTCTCGTAGTCGAACAACACTGTGACGATTCCCATGAGTTCCCGGTCCTCGAGTCGCGTGTCCTCGAACTCGCCCAGAAGGTTTCTCGAGGCCTCGCGGACGACTTCGCTGCGTCCGGTGTAGCCGTGATCCTCCGCGAACTGATCGAGGCGATCCAGAAGTTCGTCCGGCATGGAAACGCTTACGACTGCCATATAACAACTCGTTCGGCAGTATTTATTAATCTTTATCAGTTGTTGGCTCGGTACGCTATCGACTCTGACTAGAAACCCTGGAACGGACTGATTTCTGACGTTTTTGCGGACGTTCTGCTC contains the following coding sequences:
- a CDS encoding CopG family ribbon-helix-helix protein, with the protein product MAVVSVSMPDELLDRLDQFAEDHGYTGRSEVVREASRNLLGEFEDTRLEDRELMGIVTVLFDYETTSVEEQMMHLRHEHESLVASNFHSHVGDHHCMELFVLEGALEDISTFVGKIRATQDALTVDYSVIPVDSFDPISQER